The Methanosarcina acetivorans C2A genome includes the window AACGCAATAGGCCTTTTGATAGCGTTTGTGATTATCTTTGTGGTAATTTATGTTAATATAGTGAATAAGAAACGGCAGATCGGTGTCCAGAAAGCAATCGGGATAGAACAGAATGTGATCGTTGCTTCTTTCGTGCTTCAGGCAATGCTCTACGCCGGCACAGGGATCATACTCGGCTATGCTTTTATGCGTTTCGGACTTGTTCCTTACACGGTTTCTCACCCTCTCCAGGTCCCCCTGGGCGCTATGAGTCTGAAACTTGACGATGCCGAAGCCATAGACCGGGCAATCCTCCTTTTCCTTGCCTCCATAATAGGCTCTGTAATCCCTGCGTATAAACTGGCCCAGAAAGATCTTCTCGACCTTATCTGGGGGAAGTGAGAGGAGGTGACAAAAATGGAAAATGAAAGGAAGCCTGAACTTGAAATGGAAACAGCTCCCGAAAAGAATGGCGACATAATTATTGAAGGAATAGAAATAGTCCGGACCTTCAAAATGGGAGAGGTACAGGTAAGGGCGCTCCGGGGAGTAAATGTAAAAATCAGGAGAGGAGAGTTCGTTGCAATCATGGGTCCCAGCGGTTCCGGAAAAACCACTCTCTTAAACCAGCTGGGACTTCTCGATACCCCTACCTCAGGAAAAGTCGTTATAGACGAAACCGACACTTCCAGCATGTCCGACAAAGAAAAAGGCAAATTCCGCCTCCATAACCTGGGCTATGTTTTTCAGGACTATGCCCTCCTGCCAGAACTTGATGCCTCCGAAAATGTCTATATTTCCCTCATGATGCAGGGCAAAACAAAAGAAGAATGCGAATCAGCAGCAGCAGAAATCCTCAAAGCCGTCGGCCTTGGAGACCGCCTGCATCAGCTTCCCTCAAAAATGAGTGGCGGCCAGCAGCAGCGAGTCTCTATTGCCCGCGCCCTTGCCCATTCCCCAAGAGTTCTGTTCGCAGACGAACCCTGCGCGAACCTGGACTCTCAAACCTCAAGAGAAGTGCTCGACCTTTTCAAGAAGTTCAATACGGAAAAAGGCCAGACGATCGTAATGGTCACGCATGAAGAATGGCACGCTGCATACGCTGACAGGGTGATCAGGTTAAAAGACGGGGTCGTGGAAAAGCGAGCTTAAACTTAAAATGCTATTGAACTTAAACCACTGTTTTACTTAAACCGCTGTTGACTTTAACTGCTCACCCGATTTCACCAACATAGCTGGGCCGCCCGAATTGCGCCTCGGGAGTACGCAGTCTGTTTCGCTCCGCTCAAGCAGACTATTTATGGGTTAATAAGTGGATCTACACTCAAGAGGACTAACTTAAAAGCATGATAAAGTAAATAGACACAGGAGAGTGGTCTTCCTCAAGAAGACAAAAAAGAAGAAAAACAGACCAGAAGTAAAATCCAGAAGTGAAATTTACGAAGAAGCGAATAAGAAATAAACGGAAAAAAACAGGAAAATAGCAAGAAAAACAAGTGAATGGAACCGAAAAACAGGCAAGGTGTAAACAAGGAAAGTTAAATTCGATTTAAAAAATACTCTTTTTTAAATTTCAAAATTTTCCTACTCAGGGCTTTTTTCTTTCTACCACTGCTTATTTCATATTTCGACAGGCTGCCAGAAAGGCTGGCAGGGAACATTGTATGATCTTAAAAGTATTTTTCAGGGCTTGAGAAGAAATAAGAGAAAGTATTTCCCGGAAGTTGCTTCCGGAAGTTGCGGCACAGAAATCAGATATTATTTTCTTTATCAGGGATTATTTCCTGAAGATGTAATACAAAAGACGGCATAAAAAATATGCTTCTCATAGAATTATATAGTTTTTTGGGTATATAGGATATAATAGGAATTCAAAGGGGGATTTGCTGGGATGTTATCCGAAATAGTTACCTTTGTATTAGGCGGGTGATGGTCACTTTATTAGGGCAAGATTTGTCCGATTGTTTATTAAAATATTAGAAAAGTTTTATTAGTAACATTTACAATATAATTACTATAAATTACAACTGTGGTTTGCGATTATATGCTTGTAGTGCCTCTTCTGGAAAAATATAAAAAATATCTGATGTGGTCGTATCGTACCCTCGGTTTTTTCCAAACAGCCGGAAAATTTTCTATTTTGTTTTTATTAATGATCCTGTTTAACCTGTACGAGCTGGCTTATTATATTCCCGAAGTGGAGAAATTGAGTAAGATCCAGACATACATGAACACTTACTGGTTTAACCTCGGGTTAATGGCGGCAGGGGCACTGGTGTTGACTCTTCTTTTCGGTTTGATTCACAGGTTACTTGACAGAAGAAATAAGTTTAACTTGATAACTCTCATTGAAACCGGCTTTCCGGAACTGAAAACAAGGCTTGCAACGGCATATGATAACAGCCAGAATATCAACATAGTTACAAAGAAACTGCTTGAGGATGTGCACATCCAGCTCAGCGGGATCAAAATAAAAAAAATAATTCCGAAAAACCAGATTTTCAGGTCGTTTGTAATATTTTTGCTGGCAGCTGGAGCTGTCACCTTCTGCATCCATGAGGGCTTCAGCTTTGATGTATCCCCCAGCCAGCTAATCGATGATCTCCTGGACAACATGTCTGACCTGAATGCCAGAGCAGCTTACGAGGAAAAAGAGGAGGTTGCCCCGGATTCCAGGTACAGGGTAGAAGCTGTCATCATAAAAAATGGAGATAAGGTTGAAATGAAAATCAACCCGAGCCTGGGCCTCGGGTTCACAAGCCAGGTCGATGCGGATACTGATAAGAATTTCAACGAGAGTGTAGACAACCTGGAAGATGAATTCAGGCAGAGTCAAACCTACTCGGAAAACCTGCCGGAAGAATATGAGCCTTTGATCAAACAATATTTTGAAGCACTTTCATCCTGAATCTGTCCCCCCGAATCTTCCCCTGAATCAATTATTTTCAATGAAAAAATTACAGCGAAGAAATTATAGAAATCAGAAGATAAGAGAAAGCAAAAAGCCCGTAAAGCAGCAGAAGTGCCCGAATTTGCAGCAAATGCCAGATTTATGAAAAAACAACGGAGTTTCAATATGATAGAGCTACAGGAAATCCAGCTTGAAGATTCTGAACTTAACTTAAAGCCTACCTATGAAAAAGCCCCCAAGATTTTCGAGGTTATTTTCAGAGAAATCGGCAATGCTATCGTCGGCCAGAAAGAAATGGTTCGCCAGATCATAATAGCCATGCTGTGTGAAGGGCATGTCCTCGTTGAAAGCAATCCCGGGCTTGGCAAGACCCTTACGATTTCCACAATTTCCCAGATCATGAGCATGAAGTTCAGCAGGATACAGTGTACACCTGACCTTATGCCTGCGGATATCACCGGGACCGACATTATCGAAGAAGACGAAAGAGGCTCAAAACGTTTCAGGTTCAAGCAAGGTCCTGTTTTTGCAAATATCGTGCTCGCAGATGAAATCAACCGCGCTTCCCCGAAGACCCAGTCCGCCCTGCTTGAAGCCATGCAGGAAAAACAGGTGACAATTGCAAGCACGACATATCCACTGGACAGGCCTTTCTTTATCCTTGCAACCCAGAACCCTATAGAAATGGAAGGTACTTATACCCTTCCCGAAGCCCAGCTTGACAGGTTTTTAATGAAGATCCGTCTGGGTTACCCGGATTCCGAAGAAGAGTTTGAGATTGTAAACCGTTACGCTGAGGCACTCAGGCCTTCGGTGCGGAGATGTATAGAAAAAAATACTTTTCTTGAACTGCAACAGATTACCCGCAGAATCCCTATCTCAAACAAACTCAAGAAATATGCAATCGATATCGTGAACCAGACCCGGAATATGCCTGAGATGATAGAAGCAGGGGCATCCCCAAGGGCTTCAATTGCCCTGATTCTCTGCGCAAAGGCAAACGCGTTTCTCGACGGCAGGGGATACGTCGATAAAGAGGACATTGACTCCATGGCCCTTCCGGTCCTCCGCCACAGGATAATTCTATCTTTTGATGCTGCAAGGAGTAACATCACGAGCGATAAAATCATAGAAAAAATCCTGGAAAGCAGAAAAACAATTATCTGACCCGGCCTGCGGAAAAAAAGGCTGGAGGCGATGATCATAATGACTGGCGCAAAACACAGAATCGATACATCATTCCTGACCCAGCTCGATAGATATGAGATCCCCCTCAGCAGGAGAGTTTCCGCAATTCACACGGGCAGTCACCAGTCTACCAGGATGGGGGCAGGGCTTGAACTCATAGATCACAGAAAATACAATCCTGGAGACTCGTTAAAAAAAATAGACTGGAACCTCTATGCCCGTACGGAAAAGCTCTATATCCGCAGGTTCGAAGAAGACAAAAACCTCAACATGGTCATCCTGCTTGATGCCAGTGGCAGCATGCTCTTTCCTGAAAGCACGCCGAACAAGTTCGAGTATGCGTCGACAATAGCTGCAGGTGTTTCTTACATCGTAATGAAACATAACGATGTGTATACGGTTGCAACGTTTGCAGACGGCGTGGAGTACACAAAAGCTCATAAAGGAAGGGACGACTTCCTGCGGACAATAGACTCCCTGACCCGGATTTCGGTCAGTGGAGACACAAAGCTTGCAGATTGCGCCGACTCCATATATCCAAGGATAAAAACGAAATCAATGGTGCTTATAATTTCAGACTTTCTGGATAGCATCGAATCGGTCCGGAATGCCGTTAACAGGCTGTCCAGACACGAGCTTGTGCTTGTACATGTTTATGATGAGACCGAAATGAACCTGCCTGAAACCGTGGATGGATCAGTAAAATTTATTGACAGCGAGACAAACGAAGAAATCAGTTTTACGGTGGGCCCCAACTTCAAAGAAGAATACGCTGCCGAATACGCAAAGCATGTAGCCGAACTGGAAAAAATTGCCTACGATTTTAAAATCCCTTACTTCCGTGTCAGCATAGAAAACCAGCCGTTTGATACCGTTCTAAGAATTATAGGTGAAGGGTGATCCTGCCCATGGACTTTGAATTTTCTCAGGGGCTGGCTGCACTTGCAGGCATAATTCCCCTTACGATAATATACCTGCTCAAGCCCCGCCCAAAAAATGTTATTCTGCCTTCCCTGATGTTTGTCCGGAGGATAAGCCAGAATGTGCTTGATTCGCGGCGCACCATCAGTACGAAAATAACAGACCCTCTTTTTTTCATACAGTTGCTGGCCCTTATTCTTCTCTCGACAGCAATTGCAGGGCCCCTCCTCGAAGAAGTAAAAGCAGATTCTGAAAAGGTAATAATTATTATAGACTCGTCTGCAAGCATGACAGCCCGGGATAGGGTTGATGCCGCAAAGGCGATTGCAATAGACAGCCTTGCCGAAGAAAATACGATTATCACAGCTGAAAGTATTCCTGTGGTGCTTGCAAAAGCGCTGGATGCGGATGATGCAAAAGGAGTGATCGACAGCCTGGAGATGAGAAACACTCCGGCAGACATTCCCAAAGCGATTTTAACCGTTGTAAACGAGAAAGAGAACGAAAACGGAAAAGTCGTGGTTATATCCGATTTTGAAAATTGGGCAGGAAGGACACCTGAAACCTACATCCGGATTGCAAACACGAAAAACATGGAGCTTGAGTTCAGACAGGTTGGCGATAAAACTGCCAATTACGCAATTGTGGACGGTTACTTAAAAGACAGAAACGACGGGACATATGAATATACCTGTACTGTCAAAAATTTCAACAATGAAAGTGCAGACCTTGAAGTTCAACTGGAGAGTGGGACTGACTCCTCCGGCACAGAGGTGAGCAGTTCGGTACAGCTTGAAGGGCTCGGAGCGCAACAGATAAAGTTTTCAAATATTCCCCAGGGCGCATCAACTGTGAGAATCCTCAATGAGGATGCAATACCCTGCGACAATATTGCTTACATTTCAATTCCTGAAGTCAAACCCAAAAAAGTTCTGGTCTTGACAGACCCTGAGGAAAATGCCGGGAAATCTCCCCTGATAACAGCGATATCCCTCCTGCCCGACATTCACCTTGAGGTCCGGCAGTCCCTGCCTGATAATGTTACGGAATATGATACCATTATCGTAAACTCTAAAGAGAAATCTCTCCCGGCCCTCGATGTCCTGGAAATCGTAGCTTATGCAAAAAGCGGAAAGGACCTGATAGTAATAGGAAATGAGTGCCTGTACGATTCCTTACCTATGCACGGGCTTTATTCCGTCCTGCCGGTAAACATAATTTCAGTAGAAGATGAAGGTAGCCACACCATCGAGACCGTGGGGAGCGGAAAAAATATTTTTGAAGACGTTACGTTCGGTGAGGTATACCTGCGCCGGTTCCTCGTCACCACCCCGAAAGAAGGGGCTTCGGTCCTTGCAGAGGTAAAGGGAACAGGGCCTCTGGTCAGCATGCAGAGTATAAAAAACGGGACCGTGACCTATGTAGGGTTCAGTGATACTACAGGAAAAGATGCCTGGAACAATTTTGCCACTACCCCGACCTACCCTGTGTTCTGGGTAAAACTGCTCAGATATATGTGGGGAGTCGGAGACATCAGTGAAACAAACGTGAATACGGGCCGGTACCAGGCATTTGACCAGGATGTCCTGATAAAAACTCCGACCGAGACGATCAGCAGCAGTTTCGTCTATTATGACGAGTGCGGGCTGTACAGCCTGAACCAGAAGACCGTTGCTGCTAACCTCTACGATTCCATGGAATCGAATACCTTTACGGAAAAAAGACTGAACCTGACAGGTGAAAACGGAGAAATCAAGAAGCTGGAACTCCGTACAAAGTTTCCTGACAAACTCCGGAAGTACCTTATCTACGCTTTACTGCTGCTCCTCATAATTGAAAACGCAGTCATGTTCAGGAGGAGGATCATATGACCTTCAATCTCCCTTTTAATTTTGATTTTTTACACGGCAGCGAATTGCTGCTCTTTGTCCCTCTGGCCGTTTTTGTGCTATTAGGACTCTGGAAAAAGGTCGATAAAAAACACCTGTTCGTCCATGCCCTTGTTGTCTTCCTCCTGATCCTGGCTCTTGCAGCCCCTTACTCTGCAGAAATAGGCACTCCTAAAACCAACCAGACCGGGATAACCATAATTTCCGATGAGACCGTAAGCATGGACCTGCTACAGAAAGGGGTCGCCGGGGAAATTTCAGAAAAACTCGGAACCAGCGTCCCGGTAACAGTAACAACGGTTTCAGGGATACATACTTCTCTTGGTGACGCCATCATTCAGCAGGCTTCCCCCGAAACCTACGTGCTTGCGGTCTCGGACGGGCAGAGCAATTCAGGGACTCCGGTTGAAGAAGCCCTGTCTTATTGTTACAAAAATAATTTTCCGGTAGCAGCCCTTATCCCCAAAACCGAAAAAGAGGACCTCAGCGTGGAGATTGAGGGTGATAATGAGGCTGTAATCGATAATGAGGCTTATTATAAAGTTAATGTCCGAAAGGCAACTGAAGAAAAAATGAGTTACCAGGTAAGGATTACCGTTGACCACCGGAAGGTTCTTGAGCGGGAAATAACCCAGACCGGAAGAATAGAAAGCATAGAGTTCAACCACACATTTGAGACGCTCGGCCCTCACACCGTAAAGGCAACCCTGCACCCGGCAAGTATCAGCGTAAAAAACCTGGATTATTTCGAGAACAATAACCAGTATATGAAAAGTATATACGTAACCCCCAAGCCAAAGATTCTGCTTATTTCAAATGAACCCGACTCTCCTCTTGCAAACACGATGAAAGAGATCTACGATGTAAGAGTGACAAAATCATTCGGCTCCCTTAACGGCACGGACGCCGTTGTAATGGATAACCAGGCTGCATCAACGATTTCGGAGGAAGAAACCAGAACCCTCAGGAATTACGTCACTAACGGAGGGGGCCTGGTAGTGGTTGGAGGAGAC containing:
- a CDS encoding ABC transporter ATP-binding protein, with protein sequence MENERKPELEMETAPEKNGDIIIEGIEIVRTFKMGEVQVRALRGVNVKIRRGEFVAIMGPSGSGKTTLLNQLGLLDTPTSGKVVIDETDTSSMSDKEKGKFRLHNLGYVFQDYALLPELDASENVYISLMMQGKTKEECESAAAEILKAVGLGDRLHQLPSKMSGGQQQRVSIARALAHSPRVLFADEPCANLDSQTSREVLDLFKKFNTEKGQTIVMVTHEEWHAAYADRVIRLKDGVVEKRA
- a CDS encoding AAA family ATPase, which encodes MIELQEIQLEDSELNLKPTYEKAPKIFEVIFREIGNAIVGQKEMVRQIIIAMLCEGHVLVESNPGLGKTLTISTISQIMSMKFSRIQCTPDLMPADITGTDIIEEDERGSKRFRFKQGPVFANIVLADEINRASPKTQSALLEAMQEKQVTIASTTYPLDRPFFILATQNPIEMEGTYTLPEAQLDRFLMKIRLGYPDSEEEFEIVNRYAEALRPSVRRCIEKNTFLELQQITRRIPISNKLKKYAIDIVNQTRNMPEMIEAGASPRASIALILCAKANAFLDGRGYVDKEDIDSMALPVLRHRIILSFDAARSNITSDKIIEKILESRKTII
- a CDS encoding DUF58 domain-containing protein → MTGAKHRIDTSFLTQLDRYEIPLSRRVSAIHTGSHQSTRMGAGLELIDHRKYNPGDSLKKIDWNLYARTEKLYIRRFEEDKNLNMVILLDASGSMLFPESTPNKFEYASTIAAGVSYIVMKHNDVYTVATFADGVEYTKAHKGRDDFLRTIDSLTRISVSGDTKLADCADSIYPRIKTKSMVLIISDFLDSIESVRNAVNRLSRHELVLVHVYDETEMNLPETVDGSVKFIDSETNEEISFTVGPNFKEEYAAEYAKHVAELEKIAYDFKIPYFRVSIENQPFDTVLRIIGEG
- a CDS encoding vWA domain-containing protein, with protein sequence MDFEFSQGLAALAGIIPLTIIYLLKPRPKNVILPSLMFVRRISQNVLDSRRTISTKITDPLFFIQLLALILLSTAIAGPLLEEVKADSEKVIIIIDSSASMTARDRVDAAKAIAIDSLAEENTIITAESIPVVLAKALDADDAKGVIDSLEMRNTPADIPKAILTVVNEKENENGKVVVISDFENWAGRTPETYIRIANTKNMELEFRQVGDKTANYAIVDGYLKDRNDGTYEYTCTVKNFNNESADLEVQLESGTDSSGTEVSSSVQLEGLGAQQIKFSNIPQGASTVRILNEDAIPCDNIAYISIPEVKPKKVLVLTDPEENAGKSPLITAISLLPDIHLEVRQSLPDNVTEYDTIIVNSKEKSLPALDVLEIVAYAKSGKDLIVIGNECLYDSLPMHGLYSVLPVNIISVEDEGSHTIETVGSGKNIFEDVTFGEVYLRRFLVTTPKEGASVLAEVKGTGPLVSMQSIKNGTVTYVGFSDTTGKDAWNNFATTPTYPVFWVKLLRYMWGVGDISETNVNTGRYQAFDQDVLIKTPTETISSSFVYYDECGLYSLNQKTVAANLYDSMESNTFTEKRLNLTGENGEIKKLELRTKFPDKLRKYLIYALLLLLIIENAVMFRRRII